The Salvia splendens isolate huo1 chromosome 20, SspV2, whole genome shotgun sequence nucleotide sequence CAGTCAGGGGTCACCTACATTTCTAGGTACTTGTTTGTTGCGCTTTCTCAAAATATCTTCGAACGTTATAAGCTAATCTCTCGTTTATAGAGATATTTGTTGAGAAGTGCGAAGGATTGCAAATTACACCATATCTAAGTAATTCTGCAATATTTTGGCCTTCCAATAGATATCTTACTGTGATTTTTAATTGATTGCAGTGGCGCGCTAACACATTCTGTTAAAGCACTTGACATTTCCTTGAAGATCGACACAAAACTTGCACTTGAAGTTGGAAAGCGTACAAAACGAGCATGATACGTTTCAAGCCAAGTGTATCAGAAAGTCGTTTTGCCTTTTTTGCTTTGTAGGCTGCTGTTTTTTAAGCTTGTAAGGGAGAGAGATTGCAGCTCTGAGCTAGATGGTTCACATTTATGTTATGTGGATTTCTATTATGCCAAAAATAAGTTATTTGTAAGAATGTTCAATATTCACTAGTAGTAATTCTACTGTTGTGATTATATCAATCTTAGTTGCAAAGTTTGGCTAAAGAGTTCAGTCTCAATTCAAAGATtggaaaattataaaatcttgCTTTATTTTTGAACTCCTTTTATTTCCAATTTTGATTTTGTGATTTGTTTAGTGCGTGCACAAATTAGAGTTGGTTGAAATTGTTGCGAAATAAACGTTCAAGTAATCACGAATAAACATACGTGTATCCACTGTATACTTGTACGGAATCAATAAACGTGTGGCTCGATCGGGGCTCCATCCTCGAACTCTCAGGCGCCGTGACTGTGGACTGATTATTCTTCAATCTTATGATCCCCACATAGCTTGAAGTTTTCCTATCATTTGCTTGAATTTTTCCTACAATACAGGCAAGACAAACCAAATCTATCTCAAATACTTCCAAATAACTCAATAGCTAAATTGATCATGACAAAACAAATGTTTGAGTGTGACTACCCTTTGCCAAGTTTTGAGCCACAGTAATAAATTAACCTATGATAAACAAATGAGAGTGACTACCCTTTACCAAAGCATGACAATGTAATAGTTGAGACACAGTATCTCTATATTAACTAATTAAGAATACATCaagttaattaataaattaataagcgCGTGATATTCTTAAAAACCACGTTTAATTCTTTGGGTTtaagaagaaaaacaaatggCACTTTCAGCACTATCATGTCGCTTTCAAAATATTTACAATCCTAAACCAAAAGTCTTAATCACACCATAAAATAACAGCAAAAATCTTAATCACCGTGTAATTAACTTTATTGCTTTAGAAAAGTTTCCACCTCCACCACTAATATAATACTCCAATTTTGTTGTATTTGTTTATTCCTGCTCACATGCCTCAGTTCATTGAGATTTCGACACATGTAAATACTTAGGAGTCATCAACAGTAACACTTGTTATTCGAATAATTACCAAATGGATTAattataatactattaaaattaaaaaaagtgatATTAGATTTAGCATCGGTCTATTGCAAATACTGCAGGCTTAGTGTACCCTAATTTATCATATGTGATTACTGTTGCGTTGATAGGCAGCTTTTCACTACAGTGTTTTTTTCTTTAAACATGataaacttttttattttaaaatttttttggggtaatttcatttcaattttttgtttacTTTTGTTAGGGTTTGTTCTGCACCACAGTATTGCAGTATCCTCCcaaccatctctctctctctctgtgatATGAGGAGATTATTGCTGATAGCTAGATTTATTGAGAAGCAGAGAATGCAAGAAATGGCAGCCCTTTATGATCCTCTCAGATCTCTTgaataaatcaattttaatcTCTGTTCTTCACAATTTCTTCTCAATTCATGTTTTCATCGGCCTAGCTATGTGTGTTCATGTGATCTGCTTGCTTGTGAATCACATTAATTCGTCGTTAGCTGAGAGATTGGAGGAACTTGAATGTGAGAGTGAGGTGTAGGGCTTTTGAGATGTGGTTTGTGGGATCTTCGGTAGAACTTTGATTTGTGATTATACTATATAGGATTCTTTTTTAGATCTGTTGTATCTTGTATAGATCTAACATTTTTACAAACTATTGTATAAATCATTTAGTAATATACTATCTCGTTGTATTGATCTGTAATGTGTGAGGCTGATCACCTTACATGTCCGGTTCTCACACTAGTGAATCAAGTAATTGTTTCTTGGGTAAATGATTGAACTTTTTCTCATTGTTTGGAGCGTTTACCCCAAAATGTCTCGATGATTCAAGATTCATTTTGGAACAAAATGTCCTGCAAAAACAAATCTAGCGATCGAAATATCAACGTGACAGTTGAAATTACATGTCGATTGAGTATTACATGTCGATTGAGTAATCGATGTGTAATTTTGGGTAATCTACATGTAATTTTCGTTGTCATGTCGATATTTTGATTGTGAAAGGATGGGTATTAAATGGTACTAGTAATTACCTAAACGGTGAGGTTTTTTTCGGATAAACGCAGCAAATAATGGGATAAAACCGATCCCTTACCCTTATTTATATTACAATGATTGGTTCACTTCACTTTGATGAAAGAGTGCGTTTAATTTGGAACGTCTCAAATAGAAATACGAATCGATTAACTTGTGACAATAGGATTAGCCATTGTTTCTTAAAAGATTGATCCACTTTGATGAAAGAGCACATTTAAGTATCTAGGGGTTTTACAATTGTAACACATAATACTCCCCCGTCCACCAATAAATTATGGTCTATTTGACTTTAAGGGTTCTAAGAAAACGTTGGATTGTTTAGCCGAAAATATGATGCAAAACATTTTAGTtgtttttaattagtttagtgtTAGATAGTTTACTCAAAcaaaatgaaacatttgatGGTAGATCCTTCTTTTGGCGAATTAGGACATTTAACAGTGGATGAATGGAGAAAGTAtgcttttagttttttttttcccatcaaatttaattttgttttcttgctttgaTCTTAATGAATGTGCTTAAACTTGCTTGACTACTATATAAACTAGGGGTGGGGATACGGATATCGGGTATTGGGTTTATCCGTACCCGACCTGATACCCAGCAGGTATTGGATACCCAAAATCCAATTTTATGGGATTAGGTATTGAAATTTAAGATAAATTGGGTATTGGGTAACCCGAATGGGTATCGGGAATTACCCGAATATCCAATTTATCATttaaagtattttttaaattaggtTTAACCATTTTGGGCTTTAAGAGCTGGGctaatttatttactaattattGGTTGCTTCTACAGTTTAATTAACTTCGTAACTTATATTATTTTACTTACATATTGCATAACCAATCCCTATAAATATAATCGtatactttaaaataaaattgaccattttttgtgtatttttatactacaaaataaatgCAACATTAAAGATATTAGtcaatttaaatatttctatatgtatattaatatataaaattaaaatttttttattagttattaACACATATAAAGAGTCGGGAATTTGGGTACCCGATATGTCAGCTATGGATACCCGGGGCGGGTATTGGAGTACCCGAAAATATATCGGGTCTGGTTTTGGGTATATATTTTAGATGATTTTCGGGTTTGGGAACTCAGTTTTTTCGGGTCGGATATCCACGGATACCTGTATTCCCACCCTAAAGCAGCACTATGTAAAGTTTGAACTTAATTATCTGTACATAGTAGTATAACCTATTTTGAGTATATTATGATCAAAGAATTAATGGTGAACAAATACATTAGACCATCTTCAACCATTTACATAAAAGtcaaactcatttttgagtATACGTCACACCAAAAAGtagttttactccaaccatttacaccaaattcaaaatttacaccatttttgagtttttgtctcacaaaatttttACAGTAACACCATATTTGTTATTGTTTCacaaaaaacaccaaaaatgagtttgagtttagtgtatgATTAGAGAAAATTGCTacaccaaaactcatttttaaagtatgattggagatggtcttataaaccaaataaaaaaagaaaaaagattacTAGCCATTAATTACCTCAGAAAAGAGTAGTATATAAGTACCAATTTCCGCATGTTTTTTTGTTAaacatgtagaaaaaaaaaattaaatattctcTTTACTGTCGCTTTAGTAAAAAAGGATTAATGGTTAATTTAAGGGCAAATTGCTTGTAAAGTCATTAACTTTTAGAATAATTTGGTTTATACGGTGAACTCTAAATGTTGCacgaaaagtcatgaactttaatGGACTGTATAAATTAACCCGACCTGACCCGATAGATTTCCGACACAAACTTATCCTACATGGAGCCGGAGGCGTGACTTGACAAATGACAAATTTAGGGTTCAATTCAAATTGTGCAATTAATACTACTTTTATGCTAAATTCCATTTGTGGAATTCGATTTGTACGTTGAATTCGATTTGTAAGTTTTCATTTGTGCTACTTGTATGTTTGTGATAAGTCCAGAGCCAGAAATTGTAAAGATAGAAAAGAACTATCAGAATTAGTGGAGTTTTGCCAAGTCAAGCCTCCGGCGCGCCACGTTGGATATGTAATTGCGTCGGAAATCTATCGGGGTCGGGTCAGATGAGAAATTTACACAGTCCGATAATGTTCAGGACTTTTCATGGACAATTTAAAATTCACAGGAAAAAGCAAACTATTTTGTAAGTTCATACTTAACAGGCAATTTGCCCTTAATTTCATACCATTGATTTAAACGTCAATTAACGTCTTCATCCAACCAtgcaataattttgtttattgtttaattAGCAAAGTTTTCCACTCCCCCACATAGCGGCGGAGCCACGGTGGGCCAGGGGGCACTTGGGCGCCTCAGCCATTTGTAAGCTttctatatataatatatgtatccGGCATTAGATATATCAATAGCTAGCTCAGTTGGCTTCAATATGCAACACTTGATCGTGAGATCCGAAGTGTGATCCCTTTCGGCGCGCCTAATGTTTTAGAATATTTGTTCTTTCTCTTTTGGATTGATTTATATTATcttagatttttattatttaactctacaaatgtataaatatataataagtagtaaaattgattttaaagcTATGCTCATAGTTCATTTGTGGCTTTTTCagattttctcaacataatttttattgattttctcACATTAGACCTACTTTTACTATTAATTTTCTAGCTAGTAATTTGTatgtataatttaaatttataatcatAAGATTGATTTTTATAGTTTAAGAATagaaaataattccataaataTGTAAATACATTATATAATATTAGTAAAATTAAGTTCTATATTATGCTATAAAGTAACTATACactaattatttttcatttacacGGGCGGCTTTTTTTATTGCTCATGTTCGAGCTGGTTTTGTGTCGTTAACACCGAACTAACTCGACAAATTTTAACTGTAGTTTGGGCCTCCTACTGTTAAAAGTCTGGCTCCGCCACTGCCCCACCAGTGCCATTATATAATTAACTAATCATCAACAGTACATATTCGGACTGTGCCATGTTAATTTATTCAAATCAGCCATGCTTGTCCAAACAATTTAACCATCACTTATTTAGTAATTAGGGTAAGGACCACTCTATAAAATAGCCATAGGCCAGCGATTCCCTAATCAATATTTAACATATACATTTACTGTTGATTTGGTAGGCTACTACTATAGTACTATATGTAATTATTTTAAGCACgcttatattatatatattcatcataatttttttttctgaaacaAAACAGAATACTAAGAATCATTCTATTTTCAATAGAAGATACTAcattggtaaaaaaaataaaatagaagatacTACACTGGCAAAAAAACAGAACACTAAGAATCATTCTGTTTTCAATagaagataaaaataaaataaatgaaaatatattgAGTATATTCCACCATTTTTCATTGAAAGACTGCTCATTATGGAGTATTCAACATCGATCAATAGTCAATTATTAACTTTAAAACTCGAAATAAGTAAATACTAAAAATGGTTTTATACCCTAATATGGTATAACCACATGTTCTAGACACATAAGTTAATTTACAACAAAACTAATAAGCACAAAACATATAAGTAATGACAAAAGACCTCTCACCCTCCCACCAGTAACAGTAAGGTCATTTGTATTCTAGTGTGATGTCTTATGCCTTGATTTTACATGCTGAGATTAGTGATAATAATAACTAACCATTCCGTTTCTCCCAAGATGAAACTTTATTTAATCAATCATTAAAATAGTAACTAGGTTAGGTTAGGCACCACTACTATAAGTTTGATATAGGGTTTCTTTATTTGGGAATTGTGCTTAGAAAACAAAGATGTTTCAATTTTCAAGTGGTGGTGGAATTGAGGAGCCATCTACATGTTTTGACGAAGACAAATTCGTCCAAGATCTGCTCCTAGATTTCCCAACACCAGAGGGCAAAAACAACCTCGTTGGTAATAAAAAGAGGTCAAGAATAGAAAATAATGAGGGCGACAAGACGGCTCCTAGGTTAATTGAGAAGCAGAGGAGGCAAGAAATGACATCCCTTTATGCTTCTCTCAGATCCCTTCTCCCTCTCCAATATGTCAAGGTGTCAAATCAATCGCAGCTTCACTTCATTTCTCATTACTATGTAGACTTAATTTGATTATGTTTGAACTCTGTGTTCGAGTATGAAGCTTGAAAGAAAGTTAATCTGTTGTTTATAGGGTTATGGTTCGCTGCTTTTGCCTATATTTAGTGTTTATGTTCGTGAATGTCcgtgtttatttttttaatactctGTCTAGGGCAAGCGCGCTGTGTCGGATCACATGGAGCAGGCGGTGAATTATGTGAACGATATGCACAAGAAGATCGATGAGCTGAAGAGGAGGAGGGACATGTTGAAGAAACCGAGTTCTAGTGTAGTTGGTGATGGGAGTCAGAGCTCGAATTCGACAAACACCTGTGTTGAGATTAAGGTTTTGGCTGATGGATTAATGGAGATCTTCATTAGTAGCAGCAGCAATATCCAAGGGGAGGGTTTTCCCTTGTCAAAGGTGCTTGAAGATTTGCTTAAGAGAGAGCTCAATGTTATTGACTGTGTTTTTACCAGAGATGCAAGATGTTGCCTCAACAAAATTCACATTCAGGTAAACTAGGGTTTTGGGTAATTAATTCATATTTGGCAAATTGTCGTgaaaatcatgaagtttgaCCAGATTCTTGTTAGTCCTATTACTTTAAAAACAAGCCAGAAAAGCCATAAAGTTTGGATTTGTCCGTGGAGAAAAATCTAGTTGTTCATGTGCTATATATTGGttatgtttttaaaaaaaaccaaGTTGTTTTCTTTATGATCGATGATATCCACATCAGTGATGTTACTTCTATCATAACGGGTTCAGTTTCATCAAAATTTTGTCATGGGATAATTGTGAACAAATCAAAACTTCTAGGTTTTCTTTTCCAGCTGGTTCTAAAGTTGCAGGACGGATCCAAATTTGACaaaacttcatgatttttttttgaaaatttgtcGATTCATATTTATATGATTTTGGGTTTTAGTTAATCTAATTAAGTTTCATGATAGTCTTAAATTTGCAATGATTTTCAGCTTAATGATAGCACAAGTATTGACCTATCTGAGCTGAGGGAGGGATTGGTGAATGTGATTAGGCTTGCTTAAACAATTGCAACAGGAGTATATAGTAAATGTATCTTCTTACTAGATGAACGTATCATCTAATTGGTTCAAACCATATT carries:
- the LOC121781984 gene encoding transcription factor bHLH120-like, yielding MFQFSSGGGIEEPSTCFDEDKFVQDLLLDFPTPEGKNNLVGNKKRSRIENNEGDKTAPRLIEKQRRQEMTSLYASLRSLLPLQYVKGKRAVSDHMEQAVNYVNDMHKKIDELKRRRDMLKKPSSSVVGDGSQSSNSTNTCVEIKVLADGLMEIFISSSSNIQGEGFPLSKVLEDLLKRELNVIDCVFTRDARCCLNKIHIQLNDSTSIDLSELREGLVNVIRLA